In Crinalium epipsammum PCC 9333, the genomic window AGTAGTATTGCAGGTATCGTTAAACAAAATATTCTTATTTTTGTAAAGTTTCTTTACTTATCTTTAAGATATCTCAAGATAACACAGGTTTATCCCCCCCCTGGGGATTGTTTTAATCTTAGCTTAATTTTCTAGTGAGTGGCGAAAAGATCCCCCTAAATCCCCCTTAAAAAGGGGGACTTTGAGCTTCCCCCTTTTTAAGGGCAGGGGGGATCTAGGTTTTAAGCATGAGAGGGGGTAAGTCCTGAAAATAAAGAATGTCCAAACCTATCTGGCTACAGCTATACCTCTGGCACATTTCTAGAAGAAGCCTGATGATTTTGCGTAAATGAGCCAATATTGTTGGAACATTGGTTATGGTTTGGGAGTGAATTATTTGGAGGAAAATATGATCCGATCGCCACATCGCTTGCTTAGACTAATGGGTATAGGCACAGCTAGTACTTTATTAACATTAGCGACAGCAGAGGCAGGCTTTACCCAGCAAGGGCTTGAGCCAGCAACCACAGCGACGACGGCGCAGGTTAATATTTTTCAGGCGTTAATTCTCGGTTTAGTGCAAGGGTTAACAGAGTTTTTGCCGATCAGCAGTTCTGCTCATTTAAAGGTAGTACCAGTAGTCTTAGGTTGGGGAGATCCTGGTGTTGGTTTTACTGCGGTGATTCAATTGGGCAGTATTGCAGCAGTTTTGTGGTTTTTTTGGGGTGACTTAGTTCAAATTACTACAGGTAGTTTACGTGCGATCGCCCAAAAAGATTATCAGTCCGATGACTTTCGCATCGCAGCAGGGATTATTTTAGGAACAATACCGATTGTTTTCTTTGGACTGTTAATTAAGAAATTTATCCCTGATTTTGATAACTCACCATTAAGAAGTTTAGGTGCGATCGCGATCGCCTCGATTTTCATGTCGCTATTGTTGGGAGTTGCCGAAAAGTTCGGTAAGCGTAAGCGAAATTTTGAGCAATTGGGCATCCTCGATGGGGTATTAATGGGTTTAGCCCAAGCAATGGCATTAATTCCAGGAGTATCGAGATCTGGTTCTACCCTCACCGCAGGGTTATTTATGGGTTTAGAACGCGCTACGGCTGCCAGATTCTCATTTTTATTAGGTATTCCAGCAATTACCCTAGCTGGGTTAGTAGAACTCAAAGATGTGTTTAAAGCAGGTTTAGACGGTGCAGGGTTAGTTCCCATTATTGTTGGGGTGATTTCAGCAGGCTTTTTTTCTTATGTTGCGATCGCGTGGTTACTGCGCTTTTTGCAAACCCAGAGTACTTGGGTATTTATCTGGTATCGGTTAATTTTTGGGGTGTCTATTCTGGGTGCGATCGCTGCTGGCTTTTTAAAAAATATTTAAATGATCTGGTGATGGAGGTCGAAATGAGGGAGTAATCGCCAAGGAATGATCCACAAAGCGGCAATATTACAACAGTAAAGGTAATTTTAATTATTTATCTCCTCTGCCCCTCTGCCCCTCTGCCCCTCTCCCAACGGGCGCATGACCACCCTTAATGATCAGGAAAAAGCTCCCAAGATATTAAAAACTTTAAAGTTATGTAGCGGGTATGCAATCTGGGTTCAGTACCTGCGGTAAACTAAGCCTGAATTCTGGTCTTAAATACAAGAGAACACTCGTTTGGAGTTTTTAAGAGATGTCTCATACAGTCAAAATCTACGATACCTGCATTGGTTGCACTCAGTGTGTACGTGCTTGCCCTACTGACGTTCTGGAAATGGTTCCTTGGGATGGCTGTAAGGCAGCGCAAATTGCTTCTTCGCCTCGG contains:
- the psaC gene encoding photosystem I iron-sulfur center protein PsaC, whose translation is MSHTVKIYDTCIGCTQCVRACPTDVLEMVPWDGCKAAQIASSPRTEDCVGCKRCETACPTDFLSIRVYLGAETTRSMGLAY
- a CDS encoding undecaprenyl-diphosphate phosphatase, which produces MIRSPHRLLRLMGIGTASTLLTLATAEAGFTQQGLEPATTATTAQVNIFQALILGLVQGLTEFLPISSSAHLKVVPVVLGWGDPGVGFTAVIQLGSIAAVLWFFWGDLVQITTGSLRAIAQKDYQSDDFRIAAGIILGTIPIVFFGLLIKKFIPDFDNSPLRSLGAIAIASIFMSLLLGVAEKFGKRKRNFEQLGILDGVLMGLAQAMALIPGVSRSGSTLTAGLFMGLERATAARFSFLLGIPAITLAGLVELKDVFKAGLDGAGLVPIIVGVISAGFFSYVAIAWLLRFLQTQSTWVFIWYRLIFGVSILGAIAAGFLKNI